The following are encoded in a window of Fretibacter rubidus genomic DNA:
- the prfA gene encoding peptide chain release factor 1, whose protein sequence is MHISDSKLAQVVDRFEQIEARMGATSDSDEIVQLGKDYAELKPVADGVRKLQAIREEMSDLEAMMEDPEMAAMAKDEFQSLKDTLPDVEHEVALLLLPKDKDDNASVVLEIRAGTGGDEAAIFAGDLFRMYARYASIQGWKVEIETENEADMGGYKEIVASISGAGVFGKMKFESGVHRVQRVPVTETQGRIHTSAATVAVLPEAEDIDINFSMGDVRVDTMRASGAGGQHVNKTDSAVRMTHEPTGIVVVCDAKSQHQNRANAERLLKMKLYDMERARLDAERSEERKDQVGSGDRSERIRTYNYPQGRVTDHRINLTLYNLDKIVAGDAIGDVVDALMAEDQASRLAQMAELD, encoded by the coding sequence ATGCATATTTCTGATTCCAAACTCGCCCAAGTTGTTGACCGTTTTGAGCAAATCGAAGCCCGCATGGGTGCGACCAGCGACAGCGACGAAATTGTCCAACTTGGCAAAGACTATGCCGAGCTAAAACCTGTGGCTGACGGGGTGCGTAAGCTGCAAGCGATACGCGAGGAAATGTCTGACCTAGAAGCGATGATGGAGGACCCAGAAATGGCGGCCATGGCCAAAGATGAGTTTCAAAGCCTGAAAGACACGCTGCCTGATGTGGAACACGAAGTCGCGTTACTGCTCCTACCCAAAGATAAAGACGACAATGCCTCTGTTGTGCTGGAAATTCGCGCAGGCACAGGCGGTGACGAAGCTGCGATTTTTGCAGGCGATCTATTTCGCATGTATGCACGCTATGCCTCTATTCAGGGCTGGAAGGTCGAAATTGAGACCGAGAACGAAGCCGATATGGGCGGGTACAAAGAAATCGTCGCCTCTATTTCTGGCGCGGGCGTCTTTGGTAAAATGAAGTTTGAGAGCGGCGTTCACCGTGTACAGCGCGTACCCGTGACAGAGACCCAAGGCCGTATCCATACGTCCGCCGCCACGGTCGCTGTCCTGCCAGAGGCCGAAGACATTGATATCAATTTTTCCATGGGCGATGTGCGCGTTGACACCATGCGCGCATCGGGCGCGGGTGGGCAGCACGTCAATAAAACCGATAGTGCGGTGCGCATGACCCATGAACCGACAGGGATTGTGGTGGTGTGTGATGCAAAATCTCAACACCAAAACCGTGCCAATGCAGAGCGCCTGTTGAAGATGAAGCTTTATGATATGGAGCGCGCCAGACTGGACGCCGAGCGGTCAGAGGAACGTAAAGACCAAGTCGGTTCTGGTGACCGGTCCGAGCGCATCCGCACCTATAATTATCCGCAAGGACGGGTCACAGATCACCGGATTAATCTAACCCTTTATAATCTGGATAAGATTGTGGCGGGCGACGCCATTGGCGACGTAGTCGACGCATTAATGGCCGAAGACCAAGCCTCCCGCCTTGCCCAAATGGCAGAGCTTGATTAA
- the cysK gene encoding cysteine synthase A gives MSDPIRSHGKIYDSILDTVGATPLIRLPNVTKGIKADLAYKLEFFNPIASVKDRIGVAMIEGLEATGALKAGGTIVEPTSGNTGIGVAFAAAAKGYKAILVMPESMSIERRKMMKLLGAELVLTDAAGGIPGAIAKAQEIIKQTPGAVQAGQFTNPANPAMHYRTTGPEIWADCEGRIDAFIAGVGTGGTLSGAGKYLKEMNPDIQIIAIEPDGSPMISKGEKGPHKIQGIGAGFLPDVLDTDLIDDVVTISNDAAFGTAKHVAAADGVPIGISSGAAVAASLLVGARPEMAGKRIVTIIPSFAERYLSTPLFD, from the coding sequence ATGTCAGACCCCATTCGATCCCATGGTAAAATTTACGATTCAATTTTGGACACAGTTGGGGCGACCCCGCTTATCCGTTTGCCCAATGTCACGAAAGGCATAAAGGCGGACCTCGCTTATAAGCTTGAATTTTTCAATCCTATTGCCTCTGTTAAAGATCGTATCGGTGTCGCCATGATTGAAGGGTTGGAAGCCACTGGCGCGCTTAAAGCTGGCGGCACAATCGTAGAGCCCACATCGGGCAACACAGGTATCGGCGTGGCCTTTGCCGCAGCGGCCAAAGGATACAAAGCGATTTTAGTGATGCCAGAAAGCATGTCGATTGAACGCCGTAAAATGATGAAGCTGCTGGGGGCAGAGCTTGTCCTGACTGACGCGGCGGGCGGTATTCCGGGTGCCATCGCCAAAGCGCAAGAGATTATTAAGCAGACCCCTGGCGCTGTCCAAGCGGGTCAATTTACCAATCCTGCCAATCCCGCAATGCATTACCGCACAACGGGACCAGAGATTTGGGCGGATTGCGAAGGCCGCATTGACGCCTTTATCGCAGGGGTAGGCACAGGTGGAACCCTGTCAGGCGCTGGCAAATATCTCAAAGAGATGAACCCTGATATTCAGATTATCGCGATAGAGCCTGACGGAAGCCCGATGATATCCAAGGGCGAGAAAGGTCCACATAAAATCCAAGGCATTGGCGCGGGCTTCTTGCCCGACGTGCTGGACACCGACCTAATTGATGATGTGGTCACGATTTCAAATGACGCGGCCTTTGGCACGGCCAAACATGTCGCCGCCGCCGATGGTGTGCCGATTGGGATTTCGTCAGGCGCCGCTGTCGCGGCCAGCTTGCTTGTTGGAGCACGTCCAGAGATGGCTGGCAAACGCATTGTGACAATCATTCCAAGCTTTGCAGAGCGGTATTTATCCACGCCTTTGTTTGATTAA
- a CDS encoding TonB-dependent receptor: MNRPQHISIFISALCLPLTAIAQDDNRQNQDEVIVSGIYNQAADVAARPASLDVIDTQQLTRISAVHPAEALNTVAGVNIHRGSGQEHLTAIRSPVLTGGAGAGSFLYLEDGVPLRAAGFANVNGLFEGGTDFAKSIEVLKGPGPAEYGSNAVHGVINIGSADINDPNRIKLMGSDDGFASLTLAQTMGDFRASVSLAHDNGFREDSGFDQQKFQLKYSGGFGPWSVDWLSSFNNLNQETAGFIQGDDAFRDKDIARSNPNPEAFRDGKSYRTQARFARNLGDYTLALTPYARRAELRFLRHFVPGQALEKNGHSSVGLQSALYDDSLNVGFDVEYSDGFLFEFQDNPSRFSFVQGLHYDYEVEAVVIAAYAQKTFALGEALTLDIGARAEYTHYDYDNQANDGRSGRFIRSPDRTDDFLTLTPKLSLSYSSDAGLFYARAARGSRAPQVTDLYSVQLNQVAGAADVETLDSVELGYKYTGRVSMELAAFAMKKDNFFFRNANGFNVTNGKTSHIGIEAAVDFEITPWLRAGFNGTLADHRYAFDLDEGSAANTITDGTRVDSAPDTLATTTLTADVTNTVELGLEWRHVGSYFTNPGNTAQYNGHDIFVGRVSYDLSDAIRLFGRVDNVFDERYADRADFAFGNERYFPGRPRTVFFGLTAAY; encoded by the coding sequence ATGAATAGACCCCAGCATATTTCCATTTTTATATCTGCGCTTTGCTTGCCCTTAACGGCTATTGCGCAAGATGATAACCGACAAAATCAAGACGAGGTTATCGTCTCTGGTATTTATAATCAGGCGGCTGATGTCGCAGCTCGCCCCGCTTCACTGGATGTCATAGACACGCAGCAACTGACACGTATTAGCGCCGTGCATCCGGCCGAGGCATTAAACACCGTTGCGGGCGTGAATATCCACCGCGGGTCGGGCCAAGAACATCTAACCGCTATTCGCTCGCCAGTCCTAACGGGCGGCGCAGGCGCGGGCAGTTTCCTATATCTTGAGGACGGTGTGCCCTTGCGTGCCGCAGGCTTTGCCAATGTGAACGGATTATTTGAAGGCGGCACAGATTTCGCGAAAAGCATCGAGGTGCTAAAAGGTCCAGGGCCCGCCGAATATGGGTCTAATGCTGTGCACGGCGTGATTAATATTGGATCAGCCGACATCAATGACCCGAACCGTATCAAGCTTATGGGCAGTGATGACGGCTTTGCGAGCCTAACCCTAGCGCAGACCATGGGCGATTTCCGTGCCTCGGTCTCGCTTGCCCATGATAACGGCTTTCGCGAGGATAGCGGCTTTGACCAGCAAAAATTTCAACTGAAATATAGCGGGGGCTTTGGCCCATGGTCGGTCGATTGGCTGTCTAGTTTTAATAATTTGAACCAAGAAACGGCGGGCTTTATCCAAGGTGATGACGCCTTTCGTGACAAAGACATTGCGCGATCCAACCCCAATCCCGAAGCCTTTCGCGACGGTAAAAGTTACCGCACACAGGCGCGATTTGCACGCAACCTTGGGGACTATACGCTGGCCCTCACGCCATATGCACGGCGCGCAGAACTTCGGTTCTTACGTCACTTTGTGCCTGGCCAAGCGCTTGAGAAAAACGGTCATAGTTCTGTCGGGCTGCAATCCGCTCTTTATGATGACAGTTTGAACGTCGGCTTTGATGTTGAATATAGCGACGGGTTTTTATTTGAATTTCAAGACAATCCATCACGCTTTAGTTTTGTCCAAGGCCTGCATTATGACTATGAGGTTGAGGCCGTTGTGATCGCAGCTTACGCGCAAAAGACCTTTGCGCTTGGTGAGGCACTGACGCTGGATATTGGCGCGCGGGCAGAATACACCCATTATGATTATGACAATCAAGCCAACGACGGACGCAGCGGGCGGTTCATTCGCTCCCCCGATAGGACAGATGATTTCCTGACGTTAACGCCAAAGCTATCATTGTCATACAGCTCTGATGCGGGATTATTTTACGCCCGTGCCGCGCGCGGCTCTCGCGCCCCGCAGGTAACAGATTTATATTCTGTGCAATTAAACCAAGTCGCAGGCGCAGCCGATGTCGAGACATTGGACAGTGTGGAATTGGGCTATAAATATACAGGTCGCGTCAGCATGGAACTCGCAGCCTTTGCCATGAAAAAAGATAATTTCTTTTTTCGCAACGCCAACGGCTTTAACGTCACCAATGGCAAGACCAGCCACATCGGCATAGAGGCCGCCGTGGATTTTGAGATAACGCCATGGCTTCGCGCAGGCTTTAACGGGACATTGGCCGACCATCGTTATGCCTTTGATTTGGACGAAGGCTCTGCGGCCAACACGATCACCGACGGCACTCGCGTTGATAGCGCGCCTGACACGCTAGCAACAACGACCTTAACCGCCGATGTGACCAATACGGTGGAACTAGGCCTAGAGTGGCGCCATGTTGGGTCATATTTCACCAACCCCGGCAATACGGCCCAATATAATGGGCATGATATATTTGTCGGACGGGTCAGCTATGATCTCTCTGACGCAATCCGTCTATTCGGGCGGGTCGATAATGTTTTTGATGAACGCTATGCAGACCGCGCCGATTTTGCCTTTGGTAATGAACGATATTTCCCGGGACGCCCCCGAACCGTCTTCTTTGGTTTGACCGCCGCCTATTAA
- a CDS encoding PspC domain-containing protein: MTKRYKNKAHRAMNDMNWDWSDDGYEYSEPHKKLRRNKIDGVFGGVCAGFGDYFGLDHTIMRIIFVLSVIFAGFPLLIYFLFWIFIPKDKRAPYRREYREARRARRDNPDAPLRTANFKDVKSKYRSLETRMQDLERSITSKEWKLNREFRDL, from the coding sequence ATGACAAAACGATATAAAAATAAAGCCCACCGCGCCATGAACGATATGAATTGGGATTGGTCAGATGACGGTTATGAATATTCAGAACCGCATAAAAAGCTCCGCCGCAATAAAATTGACGGTGTCTTTGGCGGGGTCTGTGCCGGATTTGGTGATTACTTCGGTCTTGACCATACCATCATGCGGATCATCTTTGTTCTTTCTGTTATCTTCGCAGGTTTCCCGCTGCTCATTTACTTCCTGTTTTGGATTTTCATCCCCAAGGACAAGCGCGCGCCTTACCGCCGTGAATACCGCGAAGCGCGCAGAGCCCGCAGAGATAATCCGGATGCGCCGCTCCGTACTGCAAATTTCAAGGACGTGAAATCAAAGTACCGTTCGCTGGAAACACGGATGCAGGATTTGGAACGGTCCATCACCTCTAAGGAATGGAAGCTAAACCGCGAGTTTCGCGACCTTTAA
- a CDS encoding sigma 54-interacting transcriptional regulator, with the protein MAVIQQTPVGRSDSFHALMDRVSDAAVLDRTVLVVGERGTGKELIASRLHFLSPRWEQVFVPVNCAAYTDAQLDILLFGESFNDGRNDVDGQFVRADGGTLFLNDIDTVSVRLQEKMLQVFEQGVVDPVGNPDTTPVNVRVIAAARGDLRRAVSENHFAQDLLDHLTFDVIPLPPLRDRPDDILALADHFGKKMAATLGADSFAGFTMDALGLLARQPWPGNVRGLRSVVERSVGQAFLSDETLSRPIERLILDPFEGAASLGAAPVSSDSPQEDMPIDETLDFNSRVMTFERGLIDKAMNAHSHHQGKAADALGLSYHAFRGLLRKHGLKK; encoded by the coding sequence ATGGCTGTTATTCAACAAACCCCTGTTGGGCGCTCTGATTCCTTCCATGCCCTTATGGATAGGGTCTCTGACGCTGCCGTATTGGACAGAACGGTATTAGTTGTTGGGGAGCGCGGAACGGGTAAAGAGCTTATTGCGTCTCGCCTTCACTTTTTGTCGCCGCGTTGGGAACAGGTTTTCGTCCCTGTCAATTGCGCGGCCTATACTGACGCGCAGCTGGACATTTTATTATTTGGCGAAAGTTTCAATGACGGCCGGAATGATGTTGACGGGCAATTTGTCCGTGCGGACGGCGGGACGCTGTTTCTAAATGATATTGATACCGTGTCTGTGCGTCTGCAGGAAAAAATGCTGCAAGTGTTTGAACAAGGTGTCGTCGACCCCGTAGGTAATCCCGATACCACCCCTGTTAATGTACGTGTTATTGCTGCGGCGCGGGGTGATTTGCGCCGTGCGGTCTCGGAAAACCATTTTGCCCAAGATTTGCTAGATCACCTCACTTTTGATGTTATCCCTCTGCCGCCGCTGCGTGACCGCCCGGATGATATATTGGCGTTGGCCGATCATTTCGGCAAGAAGATGGCGGCGACTTTGGGCGCGGATAGCTTTGCGGGCTTTACTATGGACGCGCTCGGTCTGCTGGCACGGCAGCCTTGGCCTGGCAATGTGCGGGGCCTCCGCTCTGTTGTTGAGCGCAGTGTCGGCCAAGCCTTTCTCTCAGATGAGACATTATCCCGTCCCATAGAGCGCCTCATCCTCGACCCGTTCGAAGGCGCAGCTAGCCTTGGGGCGGCCCCTGTGTCTTCTGATAGCCCGCAAGAGGATATGCCCATTGACGAAACGCTTGATTTCAACAGCCGTGTCATGACGTTTGAGCGGGGTCTTATCGACAAAGCGATGAATGCCCATAGCCACCACCAGGGCAAGGCAGCTGATGCGCTGGGGTTGTCCTATCACGCTTTTCGGGGGCTTTTGCGCAAACATGGGCTTAAAAAATAG
- the pspA gene encoding phage shock protein PspA, which yields MGIFSRMGDIINSNLNAMIDKAENPEKIARLIIQEMEDTLVEVRTDAARNIAERKELARKAESYAERASEWGAKAELALTKDREDLARGALQAKKQAESMVDVVEREIAVLDEAVGKADGDLTKLQSKLDEARAKHKSLMMRSTVATNQIKMRTTLSNNKVDDALARYERMERKVDELEAHVEAFDLGAGESLESQFAQMEADEAIEGELAALKASLTKSVKKAANK from the coding sequence ATGGGAATTTTTTCTCGCATGGGTGACATCATCAACTCGAACCTCAATGCCATGATTGACAAGGCAGAGAACCCCGAGAAGATCGCCCGCCTGATCATTCAGGAAATGGAAGACACACTTGTTGAGGTTCGCACAGACGCCGCCCGCAACATCGCTGAACGCAAAGAGCTGGCCCGTAAAGCCGAGAGCTACGCCGAGCGTGCCTCTGAGTGGGGCGCAAAAGCTGAGCTTGCCCTGACGAAAGATCGTGAAGACCTGGCCCGCGGTGCCTTGCAAGCTAAAAAGCAAGCCGAGAGCATGGTCGACGTTGTTGAGCGCGAAATTGCAGTTCTTGACGAAGCTGTTGGTAAAGCAGACGGCGATTTGACCAAGCTGCAAAGCAAGCTGGATGAGGCGCGTGCCAAGCATAAGTCTTTGATGATGCGGTCAACTGTCGCGACCAATCAAATCAAGATGCGCACCACGCTGAGCAATAACAAGGTTGACGACGCCCTGGCCCGCTATGAGCGCATGGAGCGCAAAGTTGACGAGCTAGAAGCCCATGTCGAGGCCTTTGATTTGGGTGCCGGCGAAAGCCTAGAGAGCCAGTTCGCGCAAATGGAAGCAGATGAAGCCATCGAAGGCGAGCTTGCGGCCCTAAAGGCCAGCTTGACTAAGTCAGTCAAGAAAGCCGCCAATAAGTAG
- a CDS encoding MauE/DoxX family redox-associated membrane protein — MRIIKTLLCLLIAAFFLMAAWSHFAHDDSFARIVPPALPFPYFIVWFTGIIEAVLAVMIVWPRTRPWAGLIFAPFLLAVLPANIYMAIEGIGFGDNDMSKTALWIRVALQFPLIALIYWASGAHTAFKSLRHRLSKHAR, encoded by the coding sequence ATGCGGATAATCAAAACGCTTTTATGTCTTTTAATCGCTGCCTTTTTCCTGATGGCGGCGTGGTCGCATTTTGCCCATGATGACAGCTTTGCCCGCATTGTGCCGCCCGCCCTGCCCTTTCCTTATTTTATTGTCTGGTTTACAGGCATCATAGAGGCGGTCCTCGCGGTGATGATTGTGTGGCCTCGCACGCGGCCTTGGGCGGGGTTAATCTTTGCGCCGTTTTTACTCGCCGTGCTGCCCGCGAATATCTATATGGCGATAGAAGGTATTGGTTTTGGCGATAATGACATGTCAAAGACGGCCCTGTGGATACGGGTTGCGCTTCAATTTCCGCTTATTGCGCTAATTTACTGGGCGAGCGGCGCGCATACAGCCTTTAAATCGCTGCGTCATCGGTTATCAAAACACGCGCGATAG
- a CDS encoding AbgT family transporter, with the protein MAKTDVASKDTTKGFLAFVERTGNKLPDPVFIFFYLIGILVLISVVAHLFGLSANHPVQTNADGTPLVIKSASLLSAENIQRLWVDMPKTFTHFHPLGYVLVVMLGAGVAERSGLFAAGIRQAVRGAPLFLLTPVVALVAMLSNHAADAGYVVMIPLAAILFASVGRHPMAGIAAAFAGVSGGFSANISPGQLDALLFGITEAAVDGANLDPSWTMNIAGNWWFIVALMFIYLPVIWYVTDKIVEPRLGKWTPDATQAAEYGDEDKPLTDAQRKGLRHAGLAILAVCVLWAAMTFSPGTPLLNEPAEGVEQAWYVTATPFFRSLVAGFMVLFLAAGWAYGRAAGSIKDHRDLVDMMAEAMKDMGYYLVLAFAAAHFVAMFNWSNLGLISAVHGANGIESSGLPLPIALGLIVLFSALLNLFVGSASAKWALLAPVLVPMLMLLGISPEGATAAYRVGDGATNIITPLMVYFPLILVFARRWQKDFGLGSLTAMMIPYSVWMLITGVILMMVWIFLGLDLGPGAPIGYSLPGAG; encoded by the coding sequence ATGGCTAAGACTGACGTAGCGAGTAAAGACACCACAAAAGGCTTTTTGGCTTTTGTCGAACGGACGGGCAATAAATTACCAGATCCCGTTTTCATCTTTTTCTACCTCATCGGTATCTTGGTTTTAATATCGGTTGTCGCGCATTTATTTGGCCTGTCCGCTAATCATCCCGTGCAGACCAATGCAGACGGCACCCCGCTTGTGATTAAATCCGCCAGCCTATTATCGGCGGAAAACATCCAACGCCTTTGGGTTGATATGCCCAAAACATTCACTCACTTTCATCCTTTGGGCTATGTGCTGGTCGTGATGCTAGGCGCAGGCGTGGCGGAACGCTCTGGTCTTTTCGCGGCAGGTATTCGCCAAGCTGTCCGCGGCGCGCCGCTCTTTTTGCTAACGCCTGTTGTGGCCCTCGTCGCGATGCTCTCAAATCACGCAGCGGATGCAGGTTATGTCGTGATGATACCGCTGGCGGCGATTTTATTTGCCTCTGTTGGGCGTCATCCTATGGCGGGTATCGCGGCGGCCTTCGCGGGTGTGTCGGGTGGGTTTTCCGCCAATATATCGCCTGGACAACTTGATGCGCTGCTCTTTGGTATTACAGAAGCAGCGGTAGACGGCGCAAATTTGGACCCCAGCTGGACGATGAATATCGCGGGTAACTGGTGGTTTATCGTGGCGCTAATGTTTATTTATCTACCGGTTATTTGGTACGTTACAGACAAAATTGTTGAGCCGCGCCTTGGAAAATGGACGCCAGACGCCACCCAAGCGGCGGAATACGGCGATGAAGACAAACCCCTGACCGACGCGCAACGCAAAGGTCTTCGCCATGCAGGTCTCGCCATACTCGCCGTCTGCGTTCTTTGGGCGGCCATGACATTTTCGCCGGGCACACCGCTTCTAAATGAGCCTGCCGAAGGTGTAGAGCAAGCCTGGTACGTCACCGCAACACCATTTTTCAGATCGCTTGTCGCGGGCTTCATGGTCTTATTCCTCGCCGCTGGTTGGGCTTATGGCCGCGCGGCGGGGAGCATCAAAGACCACCGGGACCTCGTGGATATGATGGCCGAAGCCATGAAAGACATGGGCTATTATCTGGTTCTGGCTTTCGCGGCGGCACATTTCGTGGCGATGTTTAACTGGTCCAATCTCGGCCTGATCTCTGCCGTCCACGGGGCGAACGGCATTGAAAGCTCTGGCCTTCCGCTTCCAATTGCGCTGGGTCTGATTGTGCTGTTCTCGGCACTGCTGAATTTGTTTGTCGGCTCGGCCAGTGCAAAGTGGGCGCTTCTAGCCCCTGTGCTTGTTCCAATGTTGATGTTGTTGGGCATTAGTCCAGAAGGCGCAACAGCGGCTTACCGTGTAGGTGACGGTGCAACCAATATTATCACGCCGTTGATGGTTTACTTCCCACTTATCCTCGTCTTTGCGCGCCGTTGGCAGAAAGACTTTGGCCTCGGCAGCTTAACCGCCATGATGATTCCCTATTCGGTCTGGATGCTAATTACGGGTGTTATTTTGATGATGGTCTGGATTTTCCTAGGCCTAGATTTAGGCCCAGGTGCCCCGATTGGTTACAGCCTGCCTGGTGCTGGGTAA
- a CDS encoding GIN domain-containing protein — MTHTSLFKAALLGLSATALMGTTALAAGPTLEIENFVGQINVTQNNGDISVSGQDAGTLSTQGETTRIDGGQIINNTNCRNVNGKVSLSFGKGNWNWIKGGYKDLDEYPKLVISVPADTNFILRDSVIFGSLPDMGDMDVHLSSCGDLEAGDIRGDLSAKISGSGDLQIGDVAGLTDVKISGSGDFEAGDITDADISISGSGDANIGDIRFNTRDTAKIRVSGSGDIETGSLRGNADIRVTGSGDANIDDIDGDAAVESNGSGDITIEGVRGTTLSVRSNGSSDVEVDSGDVTTVMVSTNGSSAVDLNVRAVDATVQAGGSSNVYIKDASGQRDVSRRGSASVKIGKTRYKD; from the coding sequence ATGACACATACATCCCTCTTCAAAGCCGCACTTTTGGGTCTGTCCGCAACAGCCCTCATGGGCACCACGGCGCTGGCCGCTGGCCCAACATTGGAAATCGAAAATTTTGTAGGCCAGATTAATGTCACACAAAACAACGGTGATATTTCGGTATCAGGCCAAGACGCCGGCACACTATCTACTCAGGGCGAAACAACCCGCATCGACGGTGGCCAAATCATTAACAATACCAATTGCCGCAATGTGAACGGCAAAGTGTCTTTGTCATTTGGTAAGGGTAATTGGAATTGGATCAAGGGCGGTTACAAAGATTTGGATGAATATCCAAAACTGGTTATTTCCGTCCCTGCTGACACAAATTTCATTCTGCGCGATAGCGTTATATTCGGCAGCCTGCCTGATATGGGTGATATGGATGTGCATTTATCCAGCTGCGGCGACCTCGAAGCGGGTGATATTCGCGGCGATTTATCCGCAAAAATATCAGGGTCTGGCGATCTTCAAATCGGCGATGTTGCGGGCCTAACCGACGTCAAAATTTCAGGGTCTGGCGATTTTGAAGCGGGTGACATCACCGATGCTGATATTTCAATATCTGGCTCGGGCGACGCCAATATCGGTGATATACGTTTTAACACGCGCGACACGGCGAAAATCCGCGTTAGCGGTTCGGGTGATATTGAAACGGGCTCCCTTCGCGGCAATGCTGATATCCGTGTGACCGGGTCTGGCGATGCCAATATTGATGATATTGACGGCGACGCAGCCGTAGAAAGCAATGGCTCTGGCGATATTACAATTGAAGGCGTGCGCGGCACGACACTCTCTGTGCGCAGTAACGGCAGCAGCGATGTCGAGGTCGATAGCGGCGATGTCACAACAGTTATGGTCAGCACAAATGGGTCCAGCGCGGTGGATTTGAACGTCAGAGCTGTTGACGCGACCGTGCAAGCAGGCGGGTCATCCAATGTTTACATCAAGGACGCCAGCGGACAACGCGACGTGTCACGCCGCGGATCTGCGTCTGTGAAAATCGGAAAGACCCGTTACAAAGACTAA
- the pspB gene encoding envelope stress response membrane protein PspB, with product MGPDTLALLIPIIAIVMGIGSGMLKMHYKHKERMMDHMSEDQIAELQQMSKIADILDQRVNVLERILDDEVPNWRVQNDKTI from the coding sequence ATGGGCCCCGATACACTAGCTTTACTGATCCCGATTATTGCCATTGTTATGGGCATTGGATCCGGCATGCTGAAAATGCATTACAAACACAAAGAACGCATGATGGATCACATGTCCGAAGACCAGATTGCAGAGCTGCAACAAATGTCAAAAATCGCTGATATTCTGGATCAACGCGTGAATGTGCTGGAACGCATATTGGATGACGAAGTACCAAATTGGAGAGTGCAAAATGACAAAACGATATAA